The following proteins are co-located in the Vigna angularis cultivar LongXiaoDou No.4 chromosome 2, ASM1680809v1, whole genome shotgun sequence genome:
- the LOC108327730 gene encoding hydroquinone glucosyltransferase produces the protein MEKPHIVVVPSPGFTHLVPILEFSKRLLHLLPHFHITCFIPSLGSPPSSSKAYLQTLPSTITSIFLPPINLEQKTDPSVLALQIELSVNLSLPYIRQELKSLCSRAKVVALVVDVFANGALDLAKELNLLSYIYLPQSAMLLSMYFYSSKLDEILSSESRDPQEPIKIPGCVPVLRKDFPLPFQNLSGIGYKGFLERSKRFHIPDGIFMNTFLGLESEAITTLHEHVKGKPGIYPVGPIIQMGSIDHENGVECLRWLDKQEPKSVLFVSFGSGGTLSQDQLNELAFGLELSGQKFLWVVRVPSFEVSSAYFGAEDKDPLQFLPQGFLERTKQQGLVVPYWAPQIQVLGHSATGGFLSHCGWNSVLESVVKGVPVIAWPLFAEQSLNAAILTDDLKVALRPKVNHSGLREREEISKVVIGLFQEKEGKEIRQRMELLKFSAANAIKEDGSSTRTLSELVASFRDF, from the coding sequence ATGGAGAAACCTCACATAGTAGTGGTTCCTAGTCCTGGCTTCACCCATCTGGTCCCAATTCTTGAGTTCTCCAAACGCCTTCTCCATCTCCTCCCACATTTTCACATCACATGCTTCATTCCCTCACTTGGGTCACCTCCTTCTTCCTCCAAAGCTTACCTTCAAACTCTTCCATCAACCATAACTTCCATTTTCCTTCCCCCCATCAACCTTGAACAAAAGACAGATCCCTCTGTTCTCGCACTTCAAATCGAACTCTCTGTCAATCTCTCTCTACCCTACATAAGGCAAGAATTGAAGTCCCTATGTTCAAGAGCAAAGGTTGTAGCTTTGGTTGTGGATGTTTTTGCAAATGGGGCATTGGACCTTGCCAAGGAACTTAACCTCTTGTCTTACATTTACCTCCCTCAATCTGCCATGTTGCTTTCTATGTACTTCTACTCATCAAAGCTAGATGAGATACTTTCTTCTGAGTCCAGGGACCCCCAAGAGCCTATAAAGATACCTGGTTGTGTACCTGTTCTCAGAAAagattttcctcttccttttcagAATCTCTCTGGCATAGGTTACAAGGGGTTTCTGGAACGCTCCAAAAGGTTTCATATTCCCGATGGTATCTTTATGAATACCTTCCTCGGACTGGAATCAGAGGCCATAACAACTTTGCATGAACACGTGAAAGGGAAGCCCGGGATTTACCCTGTTGGACCCATCATTCAGATGGGGTCGATTGATCATGAAAATGGGGTGGAGTGTTTAAGGTGGTTGGATAAGCAAGAACCCAAATCTGTTTTGTTTGTGTCCTTTGGAAGTGGTGGCACACTTTCTCAAGACCAACTCAATGAATTAGCCTTTGGGTTAGAACTGAGTGGCCAAAAGTTTCTTTGGGTTGTGAGAGTCCCTAGCTTTGAGGTCAGTTCTGCATACTTTGGTGCTGAAGATAAGGACCCTCTGCAGTTTCTTCCACagggtttcttggagagaaCCAAGCAGCAAGGGTTGGTTGTTCCTTATTGGGCCCCTCAGATTCAAGTGCTTGGTCACAGTGCGACTGGGGGGTTCTTATCTCACTGTGGTTGGAACTCGGTGCTTGAAAGTGTTGTGAAAGGTGTGCCagtgatagcatggcctctctTTGCTGAGCAGAGCCTGAATGCAGCAATCCTAACTGATGATCTGAAGGTGGCACTCAGACCAAAAGTTAACCACAGTGGattgagagaaagagaagaaatttcTAAGGTTGTGATAGGCTTGTTCCAAGAGAAAGAAGGCAAGGAAATTCGACAAAGAATGGAACTTCTGAAGTTTTCTGCTGCTAATGCGATTAAAGAAGATGGATCATCTACAAGAACTCTGTCAGAACTGGTTGCGAGTTTCAGAGACTTTTAg